A segment of the Nitrospirota bacterium genome:
CAGATTTCACCCAATGGGAGGATGTGTTTTACGATTCAACAAGCGGCTATGATACAGTCTATATAGACAAGAACAAGAACGTGGTTGGGAAACTTTACTGGACTGAACAGACGGTCTATGACTGTGGGATGTGCAGCACAACCGGCGGCAATTGCGGCGGCTCCGGCGATGAGTTTGGCACATACTCAGGTTTAAAAACAAGTGACGCACTGTGTCTTACGGTTAATTTAGACTATCCCTACAGATGGGATAACGACACGTTATCACTCAAAGAGGACAGTGCTCTGTGGCCTCTGCGCACACTGAGGGTTAAAACCATTGTTGCAACTAAACAATAAAAACTGCTACGGATTTACCCTTATGGAGATGATAGTGGCTACGTTTATTGCCTCGCTTCTTATGGTGTTTATCTCCAAACTTCTTCTTGAAACATCGCGCTTTGAAGACCGCAGACAGGCAGATTTTAAAATAATGAAAGAAGCCAGGGAATTAAATCAGGTAACAGGTGACGGCGTGTTTAACCATAACGGTTTAAGAGGCGATAACTTAACACAGTTGGACTTTACCAGCACAACCAATACATGGTCAATGTCAAAAGACAGATACGTTAAAACCACACAAAACACCGTAACTCTTGGAGATGTCTCAGGTCAATACAATTATGAAAGCGACACAGCGCCTGAGTCAAAGACCGGTTATGTGGAAAACATTGTTATGAACTTTGACAACTCCTCAGTTGTAAACACTGACGGTAAAAAGACCAACGTTTATGTGCAAACAGACCTCGTTGAACCGGATGTCAACAGAAGACTTGACACAGAAACCGCCAAAGAACAGTGGTGGTGGCTTTTTACCGTAAATACCGGTAAAAGGTTATAAGGGTTTTTACCGCAGCTGGACAATAAACCTAATAAACCCCTTTGGCGTTAAGGAATTCGCCATACTTGCGGTCCTCTTCTAACAGGTGCTTAACTACCCAGGATTCAAAAAATGCTATAAAGGCAGCCTTTGGGGGTACATCTCCGGTACTTACCTGCGCTGTATATTCAGTAATCCTCCGAATCAGTTCTTTGTGGCTTTTGCGGTGATCTTCAATGACCTGGTAATGGTAGAGAGACATAAGCTTCTCTTCAGCCTCAAAGTGATAGTAAGTGTAATCTACCAAAGCGTTAAAGACCTTGTTCAGAGAGTCTCTGTCAATATCTTTTTGCAGATGTTCTATAATTGCGTTACCAATTTCGATAAAATGCATATGCTGCATATCCATCTGTGCAACATTCAAGGAGAAAATATCGCGCCATATGAGGCTCTCCCTACGATCACCGCCATATACAAAACGCTCTGTCCGTTGCTGATAGCTTTCAAGAAACCTCCAGGACAGGATTGGTACGTTTTTAAGAAGTTCACCCGGTATCTGAATAACAGCCGTATCCTGCAGTACACGCAGACTATACAGATATGGAACATTTAAAA
Coding sequences within it:
- a CDS encoding prepilin-type N-terminal cleavage/methylation domain-containing protein, with the protein product MLQLNNKNCYGFTLMEMIVATFIASLLMVFISKLLLETSRFEDRRQADFKIMKEARELNQVTGDGVFNHNGLRGDNLTQLDFTSTTNTWSMSKDRYVKTTQNTVTLGDVSGQYNYESDTAPESKTGYVENIVMNFDNSSVVNTDGKKTNVYVQTDLVEPDVNRRLDTETAKEQWWWLFTVNTGKRL
- a CDS encoding type II secretion system protein, which produces MSRKSGFTLVEIVVAMFIAGVLCASTVILWDITGQFYFHSSLSQKAIFALNSQTERLTSLYRWCDLYAHTTHSSDNISYHSGYVTTCNYDFFKTNAADFTQWEDVFYDSTSGYDTVYIDKNKNVVGKLYWTEQTVYDCGMCSTTGGNCGGSGDEFGTYSGLKTSDALCLTVNLDYPYRWDNDTLSLKEDSALWPLRTLRVKTIVATKQ